In the genome of Myroides phaeus, one region contains:
- the ung gene encoding uracil-DNA glycosylase, with amino-acid sequence MKLTSSSWNKYLKAEFEKDYFKNLAEAVNLAYETTVVFPPKEEVFNALEIINFNDVRVVILGQDPYHGMFQANGLSFSVNRGVKLPPSLVNIYKELETDLGIKNRCGDLTTWAQQGVLLLNATLTVEQKRAGSHQKMGWETFTDKVIECLSEKREGIVFILWGSYAQKKGKNIDRNKHLVIETAHPSPLSVYRGFYGSKPFSKTNDYLVSRGLQAINWEVK; translated from the coding sequence ATGAAACTTACATCTTCAAGTTGGAATAAATATTTAAAAGCGGAATTCGAAAAAGACTATTTTAAGAATTTAGCAGAAGCAGTAAACTTAGCGTATGAAACTACGGTAGTTTTTCCTCCAAAAGAAGAGGTGTTTAATGCTCTTGAGATTATTAATTTTAACGATGTACGTGTTGTGATATTAGGACAAGATCCTTACCACGGTATGTTTCAGGCTAATGGGTTGTCTTTCTCTGTAAATAGAGGGGTGAAATTACCTCCGAGTTTGGTTAATATTTACAAAGAATTAGAGACTGATTTAGGTATTAAAAATCGCTGTGGAGATTTGACAACTTGGGCACAACAAGGAGTTCTATTATTAAATGCAACATTGACAGTAGAGCAAAAGAGGGCAGGTTCGCATCAAAAAATGGGTTGGGAAACATTTACAGATAAGGTTATAGAATGTTTATCAGAAAAAAGAGAAGGTATTGTTTTTATTTTATGGGGTAGTTACGCTCAGAAAAAGGGAAAGAATATCGATAGGAATAAACATTTGGTTATAGAAACTGCACATCCATCACCTTTGTCGGTTTATCGTGGATTTTATGGAAGTAAGCCATTTTCGAAAACGAACGATTACTTAGTATCAAGAGGTTTACAAGCAATTAACTGGGAGGTTAAATAA
- the aroB gene encoding 3-dehydroquinate synthase, which yields MKRIEAENYDILFGVEAYQELGDFLNKEQYSKIFILTDTNCYDHCLPYFLGNLPTEIPFEIIEVEAGEEYKTLETCSGVIQTMLELGGDRKSIVITLGGGVITDMGGFIASIYMRGIDFVNIPTTLLSMVDASVGGKTGVDLEGIKNCIGSFVMPKMVVVDVKYLETLEARQIKAGYAEMLKHGLIYDAKYYDYLKDIANIDFNDIEILIHHSVIIKNSVVQQDPKEAGLRKILNFGHTVGHAIESYYLTQEDKKTLLHGEAIAIGMVVEAYLSTQLNGLSIEEYEDIKNCIHSIYGIENIAKEDYAGILEWLKFDKKNSGGSIRCVLLNEIGQAEYNLEIDKTLVDKALNEYSK from the coding sequence ATGAAAAGAATAGAAGCAGAGAACTATGATATTTTATTTGGTGTGGAAGCATACCAAGAATTAGGAGACTTTTTAAATAAAGAACAGTATTCTAAGATATTTATCTTAACAGATACGAATTGTTATGATCATTGTTTGCCCTATTTTTTAGGCAACTTACCTACAGAGATTCCTTTTGAAATCATTGAAGTTGAGGCAGGAGAAGAGTATAAGACTTTAGAAACTTGTTCGGGTGTTATTCAAACAATGCTTGAGCTTGGGGGAGATCGAAAAAGTATTGTAATTACTTTAGGAGGTGGCGTTATCACTGATATGGGCGGATTTATCGCTTCTATATATATGAGAGGTATTGATTTCGTAAATATTCCAACTACGCTGTTATCTATGGTTGATGCTTCAGTAGGGGGGAAAACAGGAGTGGATTTAGAAGGGATAAAAAACTGCATTGGTAGTTTTGTAATGCCAAAGATGGTTGTTGTTGATGTGAAGTATTTAGAAACTTTAGAAGCGCGTCAGATTAAAGCTGGTTACGCAGAGATGTTGAAGCACGGTCTTATATATGATGCAAAGTATTATGATTATCTTAAAGATATAGCGAATATCGACTTTAACGACATTGAGATTCTAATCCATCATTCTGTTATTATCAAGAATTCAGTTGTTCAGCAAGATCCTAAAGAAGCAGGTTTACGTAAAATATTAAATTTTGGACATACCGTAGGACACGCAATTGAGAGTTATTATTTAACACAAGAAGATAAGAAGACATTATTACACGGAGAAGCAATAGCAATCGGTATGGTTGTTGAAGCGTATTTATCGACGCAATTGAATGGATTGTCCATAGAAGAATATGAAGACATCAAAAATTGTATTCACAGCATTTATGGAATTGAAAATATTGCAAAAGAAGATTATGCAGGGATATTAGAATGGTTGAAGTTTGATAAAAAGAATTCAGGAGGAAGTATTCGCTGTGTTTTATTAAATGAAATAGGGCAAGCAGAGTACAATTTGGAGATTGATAAGACGTTGGTAGATAAGGCGTTGAATGAATATTCTAAATAA
- a CDS encoding arginine decarboxylase: MNTKYADLINQTFYFPQEEFKLNKDNLQFHNIDLMGLVEKYGTPLKFTYLPKISENINKAKGMFRKAMEKNKYKANYYYCYCTKSSHFSYVLDEAFKNDIHVETSSAFDVNIVERLIDAGKITKDTFVICNGFKRDQYIDNIARLINTRHENTVPIIDNYEELDLLQEQIEKKFKIGIRIASEEEPKFEFYTSRLGIGYKSILPFYRKQIAENPNVELKMLHFFINTGIRDTSYYWNELLKCLKVYISLKKECPTLDSLNIGGGFPIKNSLAFEFDYQYMVDEIINQIKISCEEAEVDVPNIFTEFGSYTVGESGGAIYEILYQKQQNDREKWNMIDSSFITTLPDSWAINKKFIMLPVNRWNDSYERILLGGMTCDSDDYYNSEQNLNAIYLPKYNKEKPLYIGFFNTGAYQDTIGGFGGLHHCLIPQPRHILIDKDENGIIGTELFSEQQTAEDVLNILGYNK; this comes from the coding sequence ATGAATACAAAATACGCTGATTTAATCAATCAAACTTTTTACTTCCCACAAGAGGAATTCAAATTAAATAAAGACAATTTACAGTTTCACAATATAGATTTAATGGGATTAGTTGAAAAATACGGTACCCCATTAAAGTTTACTTATTTACCAAAGATTTCTGAAAACATCAATAAAGCAAAAGGGATGTTCAGAAAAGCAATGGAGAAAAATAAGTATAAAGCAAATTACTACTATTGTTATTGTACTAAGAGTTCTCACTTTTCATATGTATTAGACGAGGCTTTTAAAAATGACATTCACGTAGAAACTTCATCTGCTTTTGACGTTAATATCGTTGAGAGATTAATCGATGCAGGTAAGATTACAAAAGATACATTTGTAATTTGTAACGGTTTTAAACGTGATCAATACATTGACAATATTGCTCGTTTAATCAATACAAGACACGAAAATACGGTGCCTATTATTGATAACTACGAAGAGCTTGATTTACTTCAAGAACAGATCGAAAAGAAATTTAAGATTGGTATTCGTATTGCATCAGAAGAAGAGCCTAAGTTTGAGTTTTATACTTCTCGTTTAGGAATTGGATATAAAAGTATTTTACCTTTCTACAGAAAACAGATTGCAGAAAATCCTAATGTAGAATTGAAGATGTTACACTTCTTCATTAATACAGGAATTAGAGATACTTCGTATTACTGGAATGAGTTGTTGAAATGTTTAAAAGTTTACATTTCTTTGAAAAAAGAATGTCCTACATTAGACAGCTTGAATATTGGTGGAGGATTCCCAATTAAAAATTCATTAGCATTTGAATTTGATTATCAATATATGGTTGATGAGATCATTAATCAAATTAAAATTTCTTGTGAAGAAGCAGAAGTAGATGTTCCAAACATCTTTACTGAATTTGGATCTTACACAGTAGGAGAGAGTGGAGGAGCTATTTATGAAATTTTGTATCAAAAACAACAAAATGACAGAGAGAAATGGAATATGATTGATTCATCTTTCATCACTACTTTACCAGATTCTTGGGCTATTAATAAAAAATTTATTATGTTGCCTGTAAATAGATGGAACGACTCTTATGAGCGCATTTTGTTAGGAGGAATGACTTGTGATAGTGATGACTACTACAACTCAGAGCAAAACTTAAATGCTATCTATTTACCAAAGTACAATAAAGAAAAACCGTTGTATATCGGATTCTTTAATACAGGAGCTTACCAAGATACAATTGGAGGTTTTGGAGGATTACACCACTGTTTGATTCCACAACCAAGACACATTTTGATCGATAAAGATGAAAATGGTATCATTGGAACAGAATTATTCTCAGAACAACAAACAGCTGAGGATGTATTAAATATTTTAGGATATAACAAATAA
- a CDS encoding proline dehydrogenase family protein, with amino-acid sequence MENLFNNTEVAFALKSNNELKRAHFLFNMISKPTLVKMGSALANFAIKTHLPVTGLIRSTVFDHFCGGISEDDCLTVVDNMYGKGRVASVLDYSVEGKETEEQFDAALNMTIKTIEFGKQRPDAIPFAVFKPTGFGRFDMFVKKGENVKFTAEEEKEWERIVYRFNMACKYAYDNDVLLLIDAEHSWMQDAADEICLDMMRKYNKEKALIYNTAQLYRWDRLQYLKDLHQIAKAEGFHVGMKVVRGAYMEVERERAAQKGYKSPICVDKAATDVNYDAAVTFMIENADVMALFAGTHNEKSSYLIIDLMKKHNIAHNDKKLFFGQLYGMSDNISFNLAKENYNVAKYLPFGPVRDVIPYLIRRAEENTSVAGQTNRELDLITTELKRRKLK; translated from the coding sequence ATGGAAAATTTATTTAACAATACAGAAGTTGCTTTCGCACTAAAAAGCAATAATGAATTAAAAAGAGCACACTTTCTTTTTAATATGATCAGCAAACCTACACTTGTAAAAATGGGTTCTGCACTTGCAAATTTTGCAATTAAAACACACCTTCCTGTTACAGGTTTAATTCGTTCTACTGTGTTTGACCATTTTTGTGGTGGAATCAGTGAAGATGACTGTTTAACGGTTGTTGATAATATGTACGGTAAAGGAAGAGTTGCTTCTGTCTTAGACTATTCTGTTGAAGGAAAAGAAACAGAGGAGCAATTTGATGCGGCATTGAATATGACAATTAAGACGATTGAATTTGGAAAACAACGTCCTGATGCAATTCCTTTCGCAGTTTTCAAACCTACAGGTTTTGGTAGATTTGATATGTTCGTTAAAAAAGGTGAAAATGTAAAGTTTACAGCTGAAGAAGAAAAAGAATGGGAACGTATCGTTTACCGTTTCAATATGGCTTGTAAATATGCTTATGATAATGATGTATTACTTTTAATCGATGCTGAACATAGTTGGATGCAAGATGCTGCTGACGAGATTTGCTTAGATATGATGCGTAAATACAACAAAGAAAAAGCACTTATTTACAATACAGCACAATTATACCGTTGGGATCGTTTACAATACCTTAAAGATTTACACCAAATAGCTAAAGCGGAAGGTTTCCACGTAGGTATGAAAGTAGTTCGTGGTGCATATATGGAAGTTGAAAGAGAACGCGCTGCTCAAAAAGGATATAAATCTCCTATTTGTGTTGATAAAGCGGCTACTGATGTTAACTATGATGCTGCAGTTACTTTTATGATTGAAAATGCTGATGTTATGGCATTATTTGCAGGAACTCACAACGAAAAGAGTTCTTACTTAATCATCGACTTAATGAAGAAACACAATATCGCTCACAATGACAAGAAATTGTTCTTCGGACAATTATACGGAATGAGTGATAATATCAGTTTCAACTTAGCTAAAGAAAACTACAACGTAGCGAAATACTTACCTTTCGGACCAGTTCGTGACGTTATTCCTTACTTAATTCGTAGAGCAGAAGAAAACACTTCTGTTGCAGGACAAACGAATAGAGAGTTAGATTTAATTACAACAGAATTAAAACGTAGAAAGCTTAAATAG
- the ychF gene encoding redox-regulated ATPase YchF — protein MKAGIVGLPNVGKSTLFNCLSNAKAQSANFPFCTIEPNIGVVNVPDPRLLKLEELVNPERVLPATVDIVDIAGLVKGASKGEGLGNQFLGNIRECNAIIHVLRCFDNDNIVHVDGNVNPIRDKETIDIELQLKDLDTVEKRLEKAKKAGKTGNKEALAEADLLERIREVLLTGKSARVIEPKNQDEEELMEAFQLITAKPVLYVCNVDEDAAVNGNAYVEQVKELVKDENAEVIVLAVGTEADITELESYEERQMFLEDLGLTEPGVSKLIRSAYKLLNLQTYFTAGVKEVRAWTIKVGDTAPQAAGVIHSDFEKGFIRAEVIAYEDYVAFGSEAKVKEAGKLRVEGKEYIVKDGDVMHFRFNV, from the coding sequence ATGAAAGCAGGTATTGTAGGATTGCCAAATGTGGGGAAATCAACGCTATTTAATTGTTTGTCTAATGCAAAGGCTCAAAGTGCAAACTTTCCTTTCTGTACGATAGAACCAAATATTGGAGTGGTAAATGTACCAGATCCAAGATTATTGAAGTTAGAGGAATTGGTTAATCCAGAACGTGTATTACCTGCAACTGTAGATATTGTAGATATCGCTGGTCTTGTAAAAGGAGCAAGTAAAGGAGAAGGATTAGGAAACCAGTTTTTAGGAAACATTCGCGAGTGTAATGCTATTATTCACGTTTTACGTTGTTTTGACAATGATAATATCGTTCACGTTGATGGGAATGTAAATCCAATTCGCGATAAAGAAACGATTGATATTGAATTACAATTAAAAGATTTAGATACAGTTGAAAAGCGTTTAGAGAAAGCTAAAAAAGCTGGTAAAACAGGAAATAAAGAAGCTTTAGCTGAAGCAGACTTATTAGAGCGTATCAGAGAAGTATTATTGACAGGTAAATCTGCACGTGTAATCGAACCAAAAAATCAGGATGAAGAAGAATTAATGGAAGCTTTCCAATTAATTACAGCTAAACCTGTATTATATGTTTGTAACGTAGATGAAGATGCTGCTGTTAATGGTAATGCTTATGTTGAGCAAGTAAAAGAATTAGTGAAAGATGAAAATGCTGAAGTTATTGTTTTAGCAGTTGGAACTGAAGCTGATATTACTGAGTTAGAAAGCTATGAAGAACGTCAAATGTTCTTAGAAGACTTAGGATTAACTGAACCAGGTGTTTCTAAATTAATTCGCTCTGCTTATAAATTATTAAACTTACAGACTTATTTCACTGCAGGTGTTAAAGAAGTAAGAGCTTGGACTATTAAAGTAGGAGATACAGCGCCACAAGCAGCTGGGGTAATTCACTCTGACTTTGAGAAAGGATTCATTAGAGCAGAAGTTATTGCTTATGAAGACTATGTTGCTTTTGGTTCTGAAGCTAAAGTTAAAGAAGCTGGTAAATTAAGAGTAGAAGGTAAAGAATATATCGTTAAAGATGGTGATGTAATGCATTTCCGTTTCAACGTATAA
- a CDS encoding helix-turn-helix domain-containing protein translates to MQNATTVIKKLKKLLEIKTDLELSDILKVKPNTISSWKKRNSLQYEGIIEICKENRIDLNELFLKDSTITQSNSFLKKQVKMISLDHQFEYFLDAEKALKEAPKFVFPTTDEVDIAFQVASENMYPTLKVSSYVITKKIRIKDMQPWHLYLFVLKGRGLMTYRFKRILENNHLLFVSDNSSYENLDVDPADIMEIFCIRGAFLPNFKGIGDL, encoded by the coding sequence ATGCAAAACGCAACTACTGTAATTAAGAAACTTAAGAAATTACTTGAGATTAAAACGGATTTGGAATTATCTGATATTTTGAAGGTAAAACCTAATACTATTTCCTCTTGGAAGAAGAGAAATAGTTTGCAATATGAAGGAATTATTGAAATATGTAAGGAGAATCGTATTGATTTAAATGAATTGTTTTTAAAAGACTCTACTATTACACAGAGTAATTCTTTTTTAAAGAAACAAGTAAAGATGATTTCATTAGATCATCAGTTCGAGTATTTTTTGGATGCAGAGAAAGCATTAAAAGAAGCACCAAAGTTTGTTTTTCCAACGACAGATGAAGTAGATATTGCTTTTCAAGTAGCCTCTGAAAATATGTATCCTACCTTAAAAGTTTCGTCTTATGTTATTACCAAAAAGATACGCATAAAAGATATGCAACCCTGGCATTTATATTTATTCGTTTTGAAAGGAAGAGGCTTGATGACGTATAGATTTAAGCGTATTTTAGAAAACAATCATTTACTGTTTGTTAGTGATAACTCAAGTTATGAGAACTTAGATGTTGATCCGGCAGATATTATGGAGATCTTCTGTATTAGAGGTGCTTTTTTGCCAAACTTTAAAGGTATAGGTGATTTGTAG
- a CDS encoding deoxyhypusine synthase family protein: protein MSKGPISQFIEHNYRHFNAAALVDAAKGYEAHLDAGGKMLISMGGAMSTAELGISLAEMIRQDKVQFISCTGANLEEDVMNLVAHSHYKRVPNYRDLTPEQERELLDNHYNRVTDTCIPEEEAFRRLQKHLEDVWHAAEAKGERYFPHEFLYQVVNSGVLEQYYEIDPKDSWIVAAAERNIPIVCPGWEDSTCGNIFTSNVIKGNLNVHTVKSGIEYMIYLTEWYRANSGGHGVGFFQIGGGISGDFPICVVPMMYQDLEWEDVPFWSYFCQISDSTTSYGSYSGAVPNEKITWGKLDVDTPKFIVESDATIVAPLIFAYILGN, encoded by the coding sequence ATGAGTAAAGGACCGATTAGTCAGTTTATTGAGCATAATTACAGACACTTTAATGCTGCTGCTTTAGTTGATGCTGCAAAAGGATACGAAGCGCATCTTGATGCTGGAGGGAAAATGTTAATTTCTATGGGTGGTGCAATGAGTACTGCAGAATTAGGAATTTCTTTAGCGGAAATGATCCGTCAAGATAAAGTTCAATTTATTTCTTGTACAGGTGCAAACTTGGAAGAAGACGTTATGAACTTAGTAGCTCATTCACACTATAAAAGAGTACCTAACTATAGAGATTTAACTCCAGAACAAGAAAGAGAGTTATTAGATAATCACTATAATAGAGTTACAGATACTTGTATTCCAGAAGAGGAAGCATTCCGTAGATTACAAAAACACTTAGAAGACGTATGGCACGCTGCAGAAGCAAAAGGTGAGCGTTATTTCCCACACGAATTTTTATACCAAGTTGTAAATTCAGGTGTATTAGAGCAATACTATGAAATTGATCCAAAAGATTCGTGGATTGTAGCTGCTGCTGAGAGAAACATTCCAATCGTTTGTCCAGGATGGGAAGATTCTACTTGTGGAAATATCTTTACTTCAAACGTAATTAAAGGAAACTTAAATGTACATACAGTTAAATCTGGAATTGAGTATATGATTTATTTGACTGAATGGTACCGTGCAAATTCAGGTGGACATGGAGTAGGTTTCTTCCAAATTGGAGGAGGTATTTCTGGAGATTTCCCTATCTGTGTTGTTCCAATGATGTACCAAGATTTAGAGTGGGAAGATGTTCCATTCTGGTCATATTTCTGTCAAATTTCTGATTCAACTACATCTTATGGATCTTACTCAGGAGCTGTTCCAAACGAGAAGATTACATGGGGTAAATTAGATGTTGATACTCCTAAGTTTATTGTTGAGTCTGATGCTACTATCGTTGCACCATTGATTTTTGCATATATCCTTGGAAACTAA